From Triticum urartu cultivar G1812 chromosome 2, Tu2.1, whole genome shotgun sequence, a single genomic window includes:
- the LOC125539792 gene encoding 26S proteasome regulatory subunit 6B homolog, whose protein sequence is MAAAANPPAALPSAPPPSYPATAAHCASSSSAAAEDDDDLYGRLKSLQRHMEFVEIQEEYVKDEQKNLKRELLRAQEEVKRIQSVPLVIGQFMEMVDGNNGIVGSTTGSNYYVRILSTINRELLKPSASVALHRHSNALVDVLPPEADSSISLLASSEKPNVLYSDIGGCDIQKQEIREAVELPLTHHELYKQIGIDPPRGVLLYGPPGTGKTMLAKAVAHHTTAAFIRVVGSEFVQKYLGEGPRMVRDVFRLAKENAPAIIFIDEVDAIATARFDAQTGADREVQRILMELLNQMDGFDQTVNVKVIMATNRADTLDPALLRPGRLDRKIEFPLPDRRQKRLVFQVCTSKMNLSDEVDLEDYVSRPDKISAADITAICQEAGMHAVRKNRYVILPKDFEKGYRTNVKKPDTDFDFYK, encoded by the exons ATGGCGGCCGCAGCAAACCCTCCCGCGGCCCTCCCGTCGGCGCCCCCGCCCTCGtaccccgccaccgccgcccactgcgcctcctcctcctccgccgcggCCGAGGACGACGACGACCTCTACGGCCGCCTCAAATCGCTCCAGCGCCACATGGAGTTCGTCGAGATCCAGGAGGAGTACGTCAAGGACGAGCAGAAGAACCTGAAGCGCGAGCTGCTGCGCGCGCAGGAGGAGGTCAAGCGGATCCAGTCCGTGCCCCTCGTCATCGGCCAGTTCATGGAGATGGTCGACGGCAACAACGGCATCGTCGGATCCACCACGGGGAGCAACTACTACGTGCGGATCCTCAGCACCATCAACCGCGAGCTGCTCAAGCCGTCGGCGTCGGTCGCCCTGCACCGCCACTCCAACGCGCTCGTCGACGTGCTGCCGCCCGAGGCCGACTCCAGCATCTCGCTGCTCGCTTCGTCGGAGAAGCCCAACGTCCTGTATTCG GACATTGGAGGATGTGATATTCAAAAACAAGAAATTCGGGAGGCAGTTGAGCTACCATTGACACACCATGAGTTGTACAAGCAGATTGGTATTGATCCTCCAAGAGGGGTGCTACTCTATGGTCCTCCAGGCACTGGCAAGACCATGCTTGCTAAAGCTGTGGCACATCACACTACTGCTGCTTTTATCAGAGTGGTTGGTTCAGAGTTTGTGCAGAAGTACTTGGGTGAG GGCCCAAGGATGGTTCGAGATGTATTCCGCTTAGCTAAAGAGAATGCCCCGGCTATAATATTCATTGATGAGGTTGACGCTATAGCAACTGCCCGATTCGATGCTCAGACTGGAGCTGACCGAGAAGTTCAGCGTATTTTGATGGAGCTGCTCAATCAG ATGGACGGATTTGATCAGACAGTGAATGTGAAGGTTATAATGGCGACCAATCGGGCAGATACTCTAGATCCTGCTCTGCTGCGTCCAGGAAGACTGGACAGGAAAATTGAGTTCCCTCTGCCAGACCGGAGGCAGAAGAGGCTTGTTTTCCAA GTTTGTACTTCTAAAATGAATTTAAGTGACGAGGTTGATTTGGAAGATTATGTCTCCAGACCAGATAAAATCAGCGCTGCAGAT ATAACTGCTATTTGCCAGGAAGCTGGCATGCATGCTGTTCGGAAAAATCGGTATGTTATTCTCCCCAAGGACTTCGAGAAGGGTTACCGGACCAACGTCAAGAAGCCTGATACAGATTTTGACTTCTACAAGTGA